In Triticum aestivum cultivar Chinese Spring chromosome 5B, IWGSC CS RefSeq v2.1, whole genome shotgun sequence, the following proteins share a genomic window:
- the LOC123116168 gene encoding WAS/WASL-interacting protein family member 1-like, protein MAAPELGSASARKTRPHRRSSPGMDPPLPDPASAGPALAGSAPPPPSSLLATGAICAATLPRPCSGTRSSSPRPLVHACARGPQAGPAQLPPARPDPVHLLCLPKPLHRPGPWPMFR, encoded by the exons ATGGCCGCGCCCGAGCTTGGGTCCGCCTCCGCCCGGAAGACTCGTCCCcaccgccgttcgtcgccgggaaTGGACCCGCCGCTGCCAGATCCGGCCTCTGCCGGCCCCGCCCTTGCcggatccgccccgccgccgccctcgagccTGCTCGCCACCGGCGCCATCTGCGCCGCCACCCTGCCTCGTCCCTGCTCAGGAACGAGGAGCTCGTCGCCTCGCCCGCTCGTGCACGCGTGTGCGCGTGGGCctcaagccggcccagcccagctccctccAGCACGCCCCGACCCGGTCCACCTCCTTTGCCTGCCCAAGCCTCTCCACCgacctgggccatggcccatg ttccggtaa